Proteins from a genomic interval of Arvicola amphibius chromosome 10, mArvAmp1.2, whole genome shotgun sequence:
- the LOC119825544 gene encoding zinc finger protein 11 isoform X2, whose amino-acid sequence MSEDEAERSWYVQENLSDCNDSAKAFDQHAECAIRQCAHGGEEPFRHEEHGQAFLDDSASDRHLPYKCKDCGKAFKYRSILSQHRIIHTAARPYQCQECGKAFKRSRNLTQHQMTHKREKPYKCEDCGKAFTTHSVLTQHQISHTGEKPYKCKDCGRSFKYNSTLTQHEVIHTEAKPYRCQECGKAFKRSHTLSQHQIIHKGEKPYQCKECGKTFSKHSSLTQHQVIHTGEKPYKCKECGKAFRYQSTLTRHQIVHTGAKPYKCQECGKAFNNSSTLSRHQIIHTGEKPYKCQECGKAFYCSSFLIQHMKIHFEEMPYRCKECGKPFRLSSQLIRHQRIHTGEEPYLCKECGKTFKYHSNLTRHQILHTGAKPYKCQECGKAFNNSSTLNRHQIIHTGEKSYKCQECGKAFYCSSYLIQHMKIHFEEIPYRCKECGKPFKCSSQLIRHQRIHSGEKPYICKECGKAFNCTSYLTKHQRIHTGEKPYVCKECGKAFNCSSYLSKHQRIHVGDRLYKCRECGKAYYFSSQLNRHQRIHTGEKPYICKECGKAFNCSSYLNKHQRVHVVEKPYVCKECGKAFNCSAYLTKHQRIHSGDRFYKCKECGKAYDFSFQLNRHQRIHTQEKSYRCKECSKAFITSSSLDRHQETHMLAKPSSV is encoded by the coding sequence aaAATCTGAGCGACTGTAATGACTCCGCAAAAGCCTTTGATCAACATGCAGAATGTGCCATCCGTCAGTGTGCGCATGGCGGAGAGGAGCCATTCAGACATGAAGAACATGGCCAAGCTTTCCTTGATGATTCAGCTTCTGATCGGCATTTGCCCTACAAATGTAAAGACTGCGGCAAAGCCTTTAAATACCGCTCCATCCTCTCCCAACACCGCATCATTCATACTGCTGCAAGGCCCTACCAATGTCAGGAGTGTGGCAAAGCCTTCAAGAGAAGTAGGAACCTCACACAACACCAGATGACTCATAAGAgggagaaaccctacaaatgtgaAGACTGTGGCAAAGCCTTCACTACACATTCCGTACTTACTCAACACCAAATCAGTCACAcgggagagaaaccctacaaatgtaaAGACTGTGGCAGATCCTTTAAATATAATTCAACCCTCACTCAGCATGAAGTCATTCATACTGAAGCCAAACCCTACAGATGTCAGGAATGTGGCAAAGCCTTCAAGAGAAGCCACACCCTTAGTCAACATCAGATAATTCATAAAGGAGAGAAGCCGTACCAGTGTAAGGAATGTGGCAAGACCTTTAGTAAACATTCATCTCTTACCCAACACCAGGTCATTCACACTGgtgagaaaccctataaatgtaaagaatgtgggaaagccttcagatATCAGTCAACCCTGACTCGACACCAAATTGTTCATACCGGGGCAAAGCCCTACAAATGTCAGGAATGTGGCAAAGCCTTCAATAATAGCTCGACTCTCAGTCGACACCAGATAATCCACAcgggagagaaaccctacaaatgtcAAGAGTGTGGCAAAGCCTTTTACTGTTCCTCATTTTTGATCCAGCAtatgaaaattcattttgaaGAGATGCCTTATAGATGCAAAGAGTGTGGTAAACCCTTTAGGCTTTCCTCGCAGCTGATTCGACACCAGAGAATCCATACTGGAGAGGAACCTTATCTATGTAAAGAGTGTGGCAAAACCTTCAAATACCACTCAAACCTGACTCGACACCAAATCCTTCACACTGGAGCAAAACCCTACAAATGCCAGGAATGTGGCAAAGCCTTCAATAATAGCTCCACACTTAATCGACACCAGATaatccacacaggagagaagTCCTACAAATGTCAAGAGTGTGGCAAAGCCTTTTACTGTTCCTCATACTTGATCCAGCATATGAAAATCCATTTCGAAGAGATTCCCTATAGATGCAAAGAGTGTGGTAAACCCTTCAAATGTTCTTCGCAGCTGATTCGACACCAGAGGATTCAtagtggagagaaaccctacataTGTAAGGAGTGTGGCAAAGCCTTCAACTGTACTTCGTACCTTACTAAGCATCAGAGaatccatactggagagaaaccctacgtGTGTAAGGAGTGCGGCAAAGCCTTCAATTGCTCGTCCTATCTTTCTAAACACCAGAGAATTCATGTTGGCGACAGACTGTATAAATGTAGGGAATGTGGCAAAGCCTATTACTTTTCTTCACAGCTTAACCGACATCAGAGAATCCATACGGGAGAGAAACCCTACATATGTAAGGAGTGTGGCAAAGCCTTCAACTGTTCCTCCTATCTCAATAAGCATCAGAGAGTTCATGTTGTAGAAAAGCCCTATGTGTGTAAGGAGTGTGGCAAAGCTTTTAACTGTTCTGCATACCTTACTAAGCACCAGAGGATTCATTCTGGAGATAGGTTTTACAAATGTAAAGAGTGTGGCAAAGCCTATGACTTTTCCTTCCAGCTTAATCGGCACCAGAGGATTCATACCCAAGAGAAATCCTATCGCTGTAAGGAGTGCAGCAAAGCCTTTATTACTTCTTCCAGCCTGGACCGGCACCAGGAAACTCATATGTTAGCGAAACCCAGCAGTGTATAG
- the LOC119825544 gene encoding zinc finger protein 11 isoform X3: protein MAQEEVTLSENLSDCNDSAKAFDQHAECAIRQCAHGGEEPFRHEEHGQAFLDDSASDRHLPYKCKDCGKAFKYRSILSQHRIIHTAARPYQCQECGKAFKRSRNLTQHQMTHKREKPYKCEDCGKAFTTHSVLTQHQISHTGEKPYKCKDCGRSFKYNSTLTQHEVIHTEAKPYRCQECGKAFKRSHTLSQHQIIHKGEKPYQCKECGKTFSKHSSLTQHQVIHTGEKPYKCKECGKAFRYQSTLTRHQIVHTGAKPYKCQECGKAFNNSSTLSRHQIIHTGEKPYKCQECGKAFYCSSFLIQHMKIHFEEMPYRCKECGKPFRLSSQLIRHQRIHTGEEPYLCKECGKTFKYHSNLTRHQILHTGAKPYKCQECGKAFNNSSTLNRHQIIHTGEKSYKCQECGKAFYCSSYLIQHMKIHFEEIPYRCKECGKPFKCSSQLIRHQRIHSGEKPYICKECGKAFNCTSYLTKHQRIHTGEKPYVCKECGKAFNCSSYLSKHQRIHVGDRLYKCRECGKAYYFSSQLNRHQRIHTGEKPYICKECGKAFNCSSYLNKHQRVHVVEKPYVCKECGKAFNCSAYLTKHQRIHSGDRFYKCKECGKAYDFSFQLNRHQRIHTQEKSYRCKECSKAFITSSSLDRHQETHMLAKPSSV from the coding sequence aaAATCTGAGCGACTGTAATGACTCCGCAAAAGCCTTTGATCAACATGCAGAATGTGCCATCCGTCAGTGTGCGCATGGCGGAGAGGAGCCATTCAGACATGAAGAACATGGCCAAGCTTTCCTTGATGATTCAGCTTCTGATCGGCATTTGCCCTACAAATGTAAAGACTGCGGCAAAGCCTTTAAATACCGCTCCATCCTCTCCCAACACCGCATCATTCATACTGCTGCAAGGCCCTACCAATGTCAGGAGTGTGGCAAAGCCTTCAAGAGAAGTAGGAACCTCACACAACACCAGATGACTCATAAGAgggagaaaccctacaaatgtgaAGACTGTGGCAAAGCCTTCACTACACATTCCGTACTTACTCAACACCAAATCAGTCACAcgggagagaaaccctacaaatgtaaAGACTGTGGCAGATCCTTTAAATATAATTCAACCCTCACTCAGCATGAAGTCATTCATACTGAAGCCAAACCCTACAGATGTCAGGAATGTGGCAAAGCCTTCAAGAGAAGCCACACCCTTAGTCAACATCAGATAATTCATAAAGGAGAGAAGCCGTACCAGTGTAAGGAATGTGGCAAGACCTTTAGTAAACATTCATCTCTTACCCAACACCAGGTCATTCACACTGgtgagaaaccctataaatgtaaagaatgtgggaaagccttcagatATCAGTCAACCCTGACTCGACACCAAATTGTTCATACCGGGGCAAAGCCCTACAAATGTCAGGAATGTGGCAAAGCCTTCAATAATAGCTCGACTCTCAGTCGACACCAGATAATCCACAcgggagagaaaccctacaaatgtcAAGAGTGTGGCAAAGCCTTTTACTGTTCCTCATTTTTGATCCAGCAtatgaaaattcattttgaaGAGATGCCTTATAGATGCAAAGAGTGTGGTAAACCCTTTAGGCTTTCCTCGCAGCTGATTCGACACCAGAGAATCCATACTGGAGAGGAACCTTATCTATGTAAAGAGTGTGGCAAAACCTTCAAATACCACTCAAACCTGACTCGACACCAAATCCTTCACACTGGAGCAAAACCCTACAAATGCCAGGAATGTGGCAAAGCCTTCAATAATAGCTCCACACTTAATCGACACCAGATaatccacacaggagagaagTCCTACAAATGTCAAGAGTGTGGCAAAGCCTTTTACTGTTCCTCATACTTGATCCAGCATATGAAAATCCATTTCGAAGAGATTCCCTATAGATGCAAAGAGTGTGGTAAACCCTTCAAATGTTCTTCGCAGCTGATTCGACACCAGAGGATTCAtagtggagagaaaccctacataTGTAAGGAGTGTGGCAAAGCCTTCAACTGTACTTCGTACCTTACTAAGCATCAGAGaatccatactggagagaaaccctacgtGTGTAAGGAGTGCGGCAAAGCCTTCAATTGCTCGTCCTATCTTTCTAAACACCAGAGAATTCATGTTGGCGACAGACTGTATAAATGTAGGGAATGTGGCAAAGCCTATTACTTTTCTTCACAGCTTAACCGACATCAGAGAATCCATACGGGAGAGAAACCCTACATATGTAAGGAGTGTGGCAAAGCCTTCAACTGTTCCTCCTATCTCAATAAGCATCAGAGAGTTCATGTTGTAGAAAAGCCCTATGTGTGTAAGGAGTGTGGCAAAGCTTTTAACTGTTCTGCATACCTTACTAAGCACCAGAGGATTCATTCTGGAGATAGGTTTTACAAATGTAAAGAGTGTGGCAAAGCCTATGACTTTTCCTTCCAGCTTAATCGGCACCAGAGGATTCATACCCAAGAGAAATCCTATCGCTGTAAGGAGTGCAGCAAAGCCTTTATTACTTCTTCCAGCCTGGACCGGCACCAGGAAACTCATATGTTAGCGAAACCCAGCAGTGTATAG
- the LOC119825544 gene encoding zinc finger protein 11 isoform X4 has product MCPENLSDCNDSAKAFDQHAECAIRQCAHGGEEPFRHEEHGQAFLDDSASDRHLPYKCKDCGKAFKYRSILSQHRIIHTAARPYQCQECGKAFKRSRNLTQHQMTHKREKPYKCEDCGKAFTTHSVLTQHQISHTGEKPYKCKDCGRSFKYNSTLTQHEVIHTEAKPYRCQECGKAFKRSHTLSQHQIIHKGEKPYQCKECGKTFSKHSSLTQHQVIHTGEKPYKCKECGKAFRYQSTLTRHQIVHTGAKPYKCQECGKAFNNSSTLSRHQIIHTGEKPYKCQECGKAFYCSSFLIQHMKIHFEEMPYRCKECGKPFRLSSQLIRHQRIHTGEEPYLCKECGKTFKYHSNLTRHQILHTGAKPYKCQECGKAFNNSSTLNRHQIIHTGEKSYKCQECGKAFYCSSYLIQHMKIHFEEIPYRCKECGKPFKCSSQLIRHQRIHSGEKPYICKECGKAFNCTSYLTKHQRIHTGEKPYVCKECGKAFNCSSYLSKHQRIHVGDRLYKCRECGKAYYFSSQLNRHQRIHTGEKPYICKECGKAFNCSSYLNKHQRVHVVEKPYVCKECGKAFNCSAYLTKHQRIHSGDRFYKCKECGKAYDFSFQLNRHQRIHTQEKSYRCKECSKAFITSSSLDRHQETHMLAKPSSV; this is encoded by the coding sequence aaAATCTGAGCGACTGTAATGACTCCGCAAAAGCCTTTGATCAACATGCAGAATGTGCCATCCGTCAGTGTGCGCATGGCGGAGAGGAGCCATTCAGACATGAAGAACATGGCCAAGCTTTCCTTGATGATTCAGCTTCTGATCGGCATTTGCCCTACAAATGTAAAGACTGCGGCAAAGCCTTTAAATACCGCTCCATCCTCTCCCAACACCGCATCATTCATACTGCTGCAAGGCCCTACCAATGTCAGGAGTGTGGCAAAGCCTTCAAGAGAAGTAGGAACCTCACACAACACCAGATGACTCATAAGAgggagaaaccctacaaatgtgaAGACTGTGGCAAAGCCTTCACTACACATTCCGTACTTACTCAACACCAAATCAGTCACAcgggagagaaaccctacaaatgtaaAGACTGTGGCAGATCCTTTAAATATAATTCAACCCTCACTCAGCATGAAGTCATTCATACTGAAGCCAAACCCTACAGATGTCAGGAATGTGGCAAAGCCTTCAAGAGAAGCCACACCCTTAGTCAACATCAGATAATTCATAAAGGAGAGAAGCCGTACCAGTGTAAGGAATGTGGCAAGACCTTTAGTAAACATTCATCTCTTACCCAACACCAGGTCATTCACACTGgtgagaaaccctataaatgtaaagaatgtgggaaagccttcagatATCAGTCAACCCTGACTCGACACCAAATTGTTCATACCGGGGCAAAGCCCTACAAATGTCAGGAATGTGGCAAAGCCTTCAATAATAGCTCGACTCTCAGTCGACACCAGATAATCCACAcgggagagaaaccctacaaatgtcAAGAGTGTGGCAAAGCCTTTTACTGTTCCTCATTTTTGATCCAGCAtatgaaaattcattttgaaGAGATGCCTTATAGATGCAAAGAGTGTGGTAAACCCTTTAGGCTTTCCTCGCAGCTGATTCGACACCAGAGAATCCATACTGGAGAGGAACCTTATCTATGTAAAGAGTGTGGCAAAACCTTCAAATACCACTCAAACCTGACTCGACACCAAATCCTTCACACTGGAGCAAAACCCTACAAATGCCAGGAATGTGGCAAAGCCTTCAATAATAGCTCCACACTTAATCGACACCAGATaatccacacaggagagaagTCCTACAAATGTCAAGAGTGTGGCAAAGCCTTTTACTGTTCCTCATACTTGATCCAGCATATGAAAATCCATTTCGAAGAGATTCCCTATAGATGCAAAGAGTGTGGTAAACCCTTCAAATGTTCTTCGCAGCTGATTCGACACCAGAGGATTCAtagtggagagaaaccctacataTGTAAGGAGTGTGGCAAAGCCTTCAACTGTACTTCGTACCTTACTAAGCATCAGAGaatccatactggagagaaaccctacgtGTGTAAGGAGTGCGGCAAAGCCTTCAATTGCTCGTCCTATCTTTCTAAACACCAGAGAATTCATGTTGGCGACAGACTGTATAAATGTAGGGAATGTGGCAAAGCCTATTACTTTTCTTCACAGCTTAACCGACATCAGAGAATCCATACGGGAGAGAAACCCTACATATGTAAGGAGTGTGGCAAAGCCTTCAACTGTTCCTCCTATCTCAATAAGCATCAGAGAGTTCATGTTGTAGAAAAGCCCTATGTGTGTAAGGAGTGTGGCAAAGCTTTTAACTGTTCTGCATACCTTACTAAGCACCAGAGGATTCATTCTGGAGATAGGTTTTACAAATGTAAAGAGTGTGGCAAAGCCTATGACTTTTCCTTCCAGCTTAATCGGCACCAGAGGATTCATACCCAAGAGAAATCCTATCGCTGTAAGGAGTGCAGCAAAGCCTTTATTACTTCTTCCAGCCTGGACCGGCACCAGGAAACTCATATGTTAGCGAAACCCAGCAGTGTATAG